In Mycobacterium gallinarum, a single window of DNA contains:
- a CDS encoding PPOX class F420-dependent oxidoreductase produces the protein MARTYATADAVDLPQLLDFVRPRHRMVLTTFRSDGSLQSSPVTGGVDDHGRIVIATYPQRAKSANLKRTPRASVTVLSDEFNGAYVQVDGDAEVIELPDAVEPLVDYFRAVAGEHPDWDEYRKAMVDQGKCLIRVTPTRWGPVATGGFPPEQAQ, from the coding sequence ATGGCTAGAACGTACGCAACCGCCGACGCCGTCGATCTGCCGCAGCTGCTCGATTTCGTCCGGCCACGACATCGCATGGTGCTCACCACATTTCGATCGGACGGATCGTTGCAGAGTTCGCCGGTGACCGGCGGCGTCGACGATCACGGTCGCATCGTCATCGCGACCTACCCGCAACGGGCCAAGTCGGCCAACCTGAAACGCACCCCGAGGGCCAGCGTCACCGTGTTGTCCGACGAATTCAACGGCGCCTACGTGCAAGTCGACGGCGACGCCGAGGTCATCGAACTGCCCGATGCCGTCGAGCCGCTGGTCGACTACTTCCGCGCCGTCGCCGGAGAACATCCCGACTGGGATGAATACCGAAAGGCGATGGTCGACCAGGGCAAGTGCTTGATCCGCGTCACGCCAACGCGGTGGGGTCCGGTGGCGACCGGCGGCTTCCCGCCGGAGCAAGCGCAGTAG
- a CDS encoding class I SAM-dependent methyltransferase, whose protein sequence is MSTTDTALSEGADNALPEGGDTALPEAAARLFALADEVTGFMPADEGRTLYDTAVRYLGDGVGVEIGTYCGRSTVLLGAAAQQSGGVVFTIDHHHGSEEHQPGWEYHDESMVDPVTGLFDTLPTLRHTLDAAGVDDHVVAMVGRSTTVARGWRTPLRLLFIDGGHTEEAAQRDFDGWVRWVLVGGALIIHDVFPNPDDGGQAPYHVYRRALDTGDFREVSATGSMRVLERVSGVPGEAL, encoded by the coding sequence ATGAGCACTACAGACACTGCCCTCTCCGAGGGCGCTGATAACGCGCTCCCCGAGGGCGGCGACACCGCCCTGCCCGAGGCCGCTGCCCGCCTGTTCGCGCTCGCCGACGAGGTGACCGGCTTCATGCCCGCCGACGAGGGGCGCACGCTGTACGACACCGCCGTCCGCTACCTGGGCGACGGTGTCGGCGTGGAGATCGGCACCTACTGCGGCAGATCGACGGTTTTGCTCGGTGCCGCGGCGCAGCAGAGCGGCGGTGTGGTCTTCACCATCGACCACCACCATGGTTCCGAAGAGCACCAGCCGGGCTGGGAATACCACGACGAGTCGATGGTCGACCCTGTCACCGGATTGTTCGACACGCTGCCGACGCTGCGTCACACGCTCGACGCCGCGGGGGTAGACGATCATGTCGTCGCGATGGTCGGCCGGTCGACGACGGTGGCCCGAGGATGGCGAACCCCGTTGCGGCTGTTGTTCATCGACGGCGGTCACACCGAGGAGGCCGCCCAGCGCGACTTCGACGGCTGGGTGCGGTGGGTGCTCGTCGGCGGCGCGCTGATCATTCACGACGTGTTCCCGAACCCCGACGACGGCGGCCAGGCGCCGTATCACGTCTACCGCCGCGCGCTGGACACCGGCGATTTCCGCGAGGTCTCGGCGACCGGGTCGATGCGGGTGCTGGAGCGCGTGTCCGGTGTGCCCGGCGAGGCCCTGTAA
- a CDS encoding acyl-CoA dehydrogenase family protein translates to MTFDLTPTAAQHDLARRTHEFAEEVVRPVAAEYDQRQEFPWPVLEEAAARGFYSPLFYRDLIGDPTGLSLPMFMEELFWGCAGIGLAVVMPALALSAIGQAASPEQMLEWAPECFGTPGDLKLAALAISEPEGGSDVRNLRTTAHRDGSGPNADWIINGHKMWIGNGGIANVHVVNAVVDQELGHKGQALFIVPGGAPGLEMVRKLDKLGCRASHTAELKFTDVRVPAANLLGGADKLEYKLAKAREVVAGGKKSGSATLGTFEQTRPMVAAQALGIARAAMEYATEYANRREAFGAPIIDHQGIAFPLADLATAIDAARLLTWRASWMAGSGVPFERGEGSMAKLAASEVAVKTTERAIQTMGGWGYIKDHPVEKWYRDAKLYTIFEGTSEIQRIVISNALGAADGKPPLHFDLEPTGGPLNRVLGRGTPVRTRVASAALEAKDQIPAPVMRLAMKVLRPPRR, encoded by the coding sequence GTGACATTCGACCTCACCCCGACCGCGGCGCAGCACGACCTCGCTCGCCGCACCCACGAATTTGCCGAAGAGGTCGTGCGCCCGGTTGCAGCGGAGTACGACCAGCGCCAGGAGTTTCCGTGGCCCGTCCTGGAAGAGGCGGCGGCCCGCGGCTTCTACAGTCCGCTGTTCTATCGGGATCTCATCGGTGATCCCACCGGGCTTTCCCTGCCGATGTTCATGGAAGAGCTGTTCTGGGGCTGCGCCGGGATCGGCCTGGCCGTCGTGATGCCCGCGCTCGCGCTATCGGCCATCGGCCAGGCGGCGTCGCCGGAACAAATGTTGGAGTGGGCGCCCGAATGCTTCGGAACGCCCGGCGATCTGAAGCTCGCCGCGCTGGCGATCTCCGAACCCGAAGGCGGCAGCGACGTTCGCAACCTGCGCACCACGGCCCACCGCGACGGTTCGGGACCGAACGCCGACTGGATCATCAACGGCCACAAGATGTGGATCGGCAACGGCGGCATCGCCAACGTCCACGTCGTCAACGCCGTCGTCGACCAAGAGCTCGGCCACAAGGGGCAGGCGTTGTTCATCGTGCCCGGCGGCGCGCCCGGTCTGGAGATGGTTCGCAAGCTCGACAAGCTGGGGTGCCGCGCCTCGCACACCGCCGAGCTCAAGTTCACCGACGTCCGCGTCCCGGCCGCCAACCTGCTCGGCGGAGCCGACAAACTCGAATACAAGCTCGCCAAGGCCCGGGAAGTCGTGGCCGGCGGCAAGAAGTCCGGCTCCGCCACTCTCGGCACGTTCGAGCAGACGCGGCCGATGGTCGCCGCGCAGGCTCTCGGAATCGCCAGGGCAGCAATGGAATACGCCACCGAGTACGCCAACCGCCGGGAGGCGTTCGGGGCGCCGATCATCGACCACCAGGGCATCGCGTTCCCGCTCGCCGACCTCGCGACCGCAATCGACGCCGCTCGGCTGCTCACCTGGCGGGCCTCCTGGATGGCCGGCAGCGGTGTCCCGTTCGAACGCGGCGAGGGGTCCATGGCGAAGCTCGCCGCCAGCGAGGTGGCCGTCAAGACCACCGAACGCGCAATCCAGACCATGGGTGGCTGGGGTTACATCAAAGATCATCCCGTCGAGAAGTGGTATCGGGATGCCAAGCTGTACACCATCTTCGAAGGCACCAGCGAGATTCAGCGCATCGTCATCTCCAATGCGCTCGGCGCCGCTGACGGCAAGCCCCCGCTGCACTTCGACCTCGAACCCACCGGCGGACCGCTCAACCGCGTGTTGGGTCGAGGCACACCGGTGCGGACCCGGGTGGCCAGCGCCGCACTCGAAGCGAAGGATCAGATTCCGGCACCGGTCATGCGTCTGGCGATGAAAGTCCTGCGTCCGCCGCGTAGGTAG
- a CDS encoding TetR/AcrR family transcriptional regulator: protein MTTALGQRDSQSEEMADPFRDRLLDGMAASIVERGFRDTTVADIVRHARTSKRTFYAQFASKEDCLIELLRRNNETLITNIRNAVDPEADWQEQIRQAVDAYVGHIAARPEITLAWIRELPALGAVAQPLHRIAMEHLTDMLVDLSDSPGFHRAQIAPISRPLALIVLGGLRELTALFVEAGHDIQGIVEPAIVASTAILGPH from the coding sequence GTGACGACAGCGCTCGGCCAGCGTGATTCGCAATCCGAAGAGATGGCCGATCCGTTTCGCGACCGCTTACTCGACGGCATGGCGGCGTCGATCGTCGAGCGCGGTTTCCGAGACACCACCGTCGCAGACATCGTCCGGCACGCCCGCACCTCGAAGCGCACCTTCTACGCGCAGTTCGCCAGCAAGGAAGACTGCCTGATCGAGCTGCTGCGCCGGAACAACGAGACCCTGATCACCAACATTCGCAACGCCGTCGACCCGGAGGCGGACTGGCAGGAGCAGATCCGCCAGGCCGTCGACGCGTACGTCGGGCACATCGCGGCGCGGCCGGAGATCACCCTTGCCTGGATCCGCGAGCTTCCCGCGCTGGGCGCGGTGGCTCAGCCGCTGCACCGCATTGCGATGGAACACCTGACCGACATGCTGGTCGATCTCAGCGACAGTCCCGGATTCCATCGCGCGCAGATCGCACCGATCTCCCGGCCGCTGGCGCTGATCGTGCTCGGTGGTCTGCGCGAACTGACCGCCCTGTTCGTCGAGGCGGGCCACGATATACAGGGCATCGTCGAGCCGGCGATCGTCGCATCGACGGCGATCCTCGGCCCTCACTAG
- a CDS encoding flavin reductase family protein: MEAFEKLVSKLDYPMYVVTTRAGDQRAGCLVGFTSQVSIGPPRFLVGLSDKNHTYRVAQDATHLAVHLLPRTHRELARLFGSETGDRTDKFARTSWHEGPHGLPILDDAAGWFVGEVLGRHALGDHVGHLLEPVAGDAPDEFEQLVTFADVRDLEPGHEA, from the coding sequence ATGGAAGCCTTCGAGAAGCTGGTCTCAAAGCTCGACTATCCGATGTACGTGGTCACCACCCGCGCGGGCGACCAGCGAGCCGGCTGTCTGGTGGGATTCACCAGCCAGGTCAGTATCGGGCCACCGCGCTTTCTGGTCGGACTGTCGGACAAGAACCACACGTACCGGGTTGCGCAGGATGCGACGCATCTGGCCGTCCATCTTCTGCCGCGCACACATCGCGAATTGGCCCGGCTGTTCGGCAGTGAGACCGGCGATCGCACGGACAAGTTCGCGCGGACATCGTGGCACGAGGGTCCGCATGGCCTGCCGATCCTCGATGACGCGGCGGGCTGGTTCGTGGGCGAGGTGCTCGGACGTCACGCTCTGGGCGATCACGTCGGGCATCTGCTCGAGCCGGTCGCCGGCGATGCCCCCGACGAGTTCGAGCAGCTGGTGACCTTCGCCGATGTGCGTGATCTGGAGCCGGGACACGAGGCCTGA
- a CDS encoding DUF3224 domain-containing protein, with product MTTQIKAEFEIAGWDEKPFEDSDEETKLTEALVKKRYSGDIDGTSTTKWLMSYAPDKSATYVGIEHITGTIGGRRGGLVLLHDGEFADGVATAALRAVLGTGELSSASGTGEFRADPAGSLVLDLDG from the coding sequence ATGACCACACAAATCAAGGCGGAATTCGAGATCGCCGGTTGGGACGAGAAACCGTTCGAGGACAGCGACGAGGAGACCAAGCTCACCGAGGCGTTGGTCAAGAAGCGCTACTCCGGGGACATCGACGGCACCTCGACCACCAAATGGCTGATGTCCTACGCGCCGGACAAGTCTGCAACCTACGTCGGAATCGAGCACATCACCGGAACCATCGGCGGCCGGCGCGGCGGATTGGTTCTCCTGCACGACGGTGAGTTCGCCGACGGTGTCGCGACGGCGGCCCTGCGCGCCGTGTTGGGCACCGGTGAGCTCTCGTCGGCGTCAGGCACCGGAGAGTTCCGCGCCGACCCGGCCGGCTCGCTGGTGCTCGACCTCGACGGCTGA
- a CDS encoding zinc-dependent alcohol dehydrogenase: MRAVTWQGRRKVSVDNVPDPTIKEPNDAIIRVTSTNICGSDLHLYEVLGAFMTPGDILGHEAMGVVEEVGREVDTLSVGDRVVIPFNISCGSCFMCDHGLQSQCETTQNRDQGTGAALFGFSKLYGEVAGGQAEYLRVPQAQYTHIKVPDDGPDERYVYLSDVLPTAWQGVEYADVPDGGTLVVLGLGPIGSMACRIASYRKSATVIGVDLVTERLDRARPYCSEVVDLRSADAKEVVQSYTSGRGADAVIDAVGMEAHGSPVATVAQNASNLLPSPVGRAVMKHAGVDRLAAFNMAIDLVRRGGTISLSGVYGGAADPINLMTLFDKQIRLRMGQANVKRWIPDIMPLLTDEDPLGVEQFATHRLPLSAAPDAYETFQKKEDGMVKVVLSP, encoded by the coding sequence ATGCGAGCAGTGACGTGGCAGGGGCGACGGAAGGTGTCCGTCGACAATGTGCCCGACCCGACGATCAAGGAACCCAACGACGCGATCATTCGCGTGACGAGCACCAACATCTGCGGGTCCGATCTGCACCTCTACGAAGTGCTCGGTGCATTCATGACCCCGGGCGACATCCTTGGACACGAGGCGATGGGTGTGGTCGAAGAGGTGGGCCGCGAAGTCGACACCCTCAGCGTGGGCGACCGCGTCGTGATCCCGTTCAACATCAGCTGTGGCAGCTGCTTCATGTGTGACCACGGTCTGCAGAGCCAGTGTGAGACGACGCAGAACCGCGACCAGGGCACCGGCGCGGCGCTGTTCGGCTTCTCGAAGCTCTACGGCGAGGTCGCCGGCGGCCAGGCCGAGTACCTGCGCGTACCGCAGGCGCAGTACACCCACATCAAAGTGCCCGACGACGGGCCCGACGAACGCTACGTCTATCTCTCCGACGTGCTGCCCACCGCGTGGCAGGGCGTCGAGTACGCAGACGTGCCCGATGGCGGCACGCTCGTGGTGCTGGGACTCGGGCCCATCGGATCGATGGCCTGCCGCATCGCGTCATATCGCAAGAGCGCCACAGTGATCGGTGTCGATCTGGTCACCGAACGGCTGGACCGCGCCCGGCCGTACTGCTCGGAGGTCGTCGACCTGCGCAGCGCCGACGCCAAAGAGGTGGTGCAGAGCTACACCTCGGGCCGGGGGGCGGACGCGGTGATCGACGCAGTCGGCATGGAGGCGCACGGTTCGCCGGTCGCGACGGTCGCGCAGAATGCCAGCAACCTGCTGCCGTCACCGGTCGGCCGCGCCGTGATGAAGCACGCGGGCGTTGACCGCCTCGCCGCGTTCAACATGGCGATCGATCTGGTGCGGCGCGGCGGCACGATCTCACTGTCCGGCGTATACGGGGGCGCGGCGGACCCCATCAACCTGATGACGCTGTTCGACAAGCAGATTCGGCTGCGGATGGGTCAGGCCAACGTCAAGAGGTGGATCCCGGACATCATGCCGCTGCTCACAGATGAAGACCCGCTGGGCGTCGAGCAGTTCGCCACTCACCGGCTGCCGCTGTCGGCGGCGCCCGACGCGTACGAGACGTTCCAAAAGAAGGAAGACGGCATGGTGAAGGTGGTCCTCTCGCCATGA
- a CDS encoding class I SAM-dependent methyltransferase, whose product MLTVDYDRLGVGAGTKVIDVGCGAGRHTFEAYRRGADVIGFDQSVEDLNDVDEILQAMKDKGEAPASATAQAVKGDALDLPYADGTFDCVIASEILEHVPEDDRAISELVRVLKPGGSLAITVPRWLPEKVCWILSDEYHANEGGHIRIYKADVLRDKVLAHGLRLTGTHHAHALHAPYWWLKCAVGTEKSDHPAVTAYHKLLVWDMMSRPWLTRTAESVLNPLIGKSVAMYFEKPVV is encoded by the coding sequence ATGCTGACCGTGGACTACGACCGGCTCGGTGTCGGCGCGGGTACGAAGGTGATCGACGTCGGCTGCGGTGCCGGCAGGCACACCTTCGAGGCGTACCGCCGCGGCGCTGACGTCATCGGATTCGACCAGAGCGTCGAGGACCTCAACGACGTCGACGAGATTCTGCAGGCCATGAAGGACAAGGGTGAGGCCCCTGCTTCGGCCACCGCCCAGGCGGTCAAAGGTGATGCGCTCGATCTGCCTTATGCCGATGGAACTTTCGACTGTGTGATCGCCTCAGAGATCCTCGAGCATGTGCCCGAGGACGACCGGGCGATCTCGGAGCTGGTCCGCGTGCTCAAACCGGGTGGCTCGCTGGCGATCACGGTGCCGCGCTGGCTGCCTGAGAAGGTGTGCTGGATCCTGTCCGACGAGTATCACGCCAACGAGGGCGGGCACATCCGGATCTACAAGGCCGACGTGTTGCGCGACAAGGTGCTCGCCCATGGCCTGCGGCTCACCGGCACGCACCACGCGCATGCGCTGCACGCACCGTACTGGTGGCTGAAATGTGCTGTCGGAACCGAGAAGTCGGATCATCCCGCGGTGACCGCGTACCACAAGCTGCTGGTGTGGGACATGATGAGCCGGCCCTGGCTCACGCGCACCGCGGAATCGGTGCTCAACCCGCTGATCGGCAAGAGCGTCGCGATGTACTTCGAGAAGCCGGTGGTGTGA
- a CDS encoding TetR/AcrR family transcriptional regulator, with product MSDTTLESTRRRLTAKQADTVDRLGRAAVELLNRDGFTGLTVRRVASEAGVGAATAYTYFSSKEHLVAEVFWRRLAAAPLASHDTDDPATRVTEVLRHIALLVADEPEFACAVTNALLGRDPDVEVLRLRIGRDIRDRLTAALGPAVDPDVVDSLEMLYSGALVRAGMGYASYAEIAQRLEKSARLMLG from the coding sequence GTGTCCGACACGACCCTGGAGTCGACTCGGCGCCGTCTGACCGCCAAGCAGGCCGACACCGTCGATCGCCTGGGAAGAGCCGCGGTCGAGCTCCTCAACAGGGATGGTTTCACCGGCTTGACCGTGCGCCGCGTGGCTTCCGAGGCCGGAGTCGGGGCGGCCACCGCCTATACGTATTTCTCGTCCAAAGAGCACCTGGTCGCCGAGGTCTTCTGGCGCCGTCTCGCCGCCGCGCCGCTGGCGAGCCACGATACCGATGACCCGGCGACGCGGGTCACCGAGGTGCTCCGGCACATCGCCCTGCTGGTCGCCGACGAACCCGAATTCGCTTGTGCGGTAACCAATGCGCTGCTCGGCCGGGATCCCGACGTCGAGGTGCTGAGGCTGCGCATCGGGCGCGACATCCGTGACCGGCTGACCGCTGCGCTCGGACCCGCCGTCGATCCCGACGTCGTCGACTCGCTGGAAATGTTGTACTCCGGTGCGCTGGTGCGCGCCGGAATGGGTTACGCGTCCTACGCCGAGATCGCGCAGCGGTTGGAGAAGTCTGCGCGGCTGATGCTCGGCTAG
- a CDS encoding prenyltransferase, with amino-acid sequence MTLTRDIPGVPGVLTPAQCRQTAQSIADTQESSGAIPWFEGGHTDPWDHVENAMALTAAGLLEPARGAFEWCRRTQRPDGSWPIQFRNGVVEDSNSDSNFCAYIATGVWHHVLITGDRRFAEKMWPVVAKAVDFVLDMQLSGGEISWARSPNGLEPEALLTGCSSIYHSLRCALALADYFGDPQPEWELAVGRLGHVIAEHPDAFVTKDRWSMEWYYPVLGGAMRGAAARTRIDERWDDFVVAGLGIRCVDDRPWVTGAETCELVMALDAIGDTARAHEQFAAMHHLREEDGSYWTGLVYADGKRWPVERTTWTGAAMILAADALSCTTPANGIFRGADLPRGLVGEYDCECATSDR; translated from the coding sequence GTGACGTTGACTCGTGACATCCCTGGAGTGCCCGGCGTCCTGACGCCTGCGCAGTGCCGCCAAACCGCCCAGTCGATCGCAGACACCCAGGAGTCCTCGGGCGCGATTCCGTGGTTCGAGGGCGGCCACACCGACCCGTGGGATCACGTGGAAAACGCGATGGCACTGACGGCGGCCGGACTCCTGGAACCCGCGCGCGGCGCGTTCGAATGGTGCCGTAGGACGCAGCGTCCCGATGGCTCCTGGCCCATCCAATTCCGCAACGGCGTCGTCGAGGACTCCAACAGCGACAGCAATTTCTGTGCTTACATCGCGACCGGAGTGTGGCACCACGTGCTAATCACCGGCGATCGCCGATTCGCCGAGAAGATGTGGCCAGTGGTTGCCAAGGCTGTCGACTTCGTGCTCGACATGCAGCTCAGCGGTGGCGAAATCTCCTGGGCCAGAAGCCCGAACGGGCTAGAACCCGAAGCGTTGCTCACCGGATGCTCGAGCATCTATCACAGCCTCCGTTGCGCACTGGCGCTCGCGGACTACTTCGGGGACCCGCAGCCGGAGTGGGAGCTCGCGGTCGGTCGTCTCGGCCACGTGATCGCCGAGCATCCGGACGCCTTTGTGACCAAGGACCGCTGGTCGATGGAGTGGTACTACCCGGTGCTGGGTGGCGCCATGCGCGGTGCCGCCGCGCGGACACGCATAGACGAACGGTGGGACGACTTCGTGGTGGCCGGTCTCGGCATCCGCTGCGTCGACGACCGGCCGTGGGTCACCGGGGCCGAAACATGCGAGCTGGTAATGGCTTTGGACGCGATTGGCGATACGGCCCGCGCACACGAGCAATTCGCGGCGATGCACCACCTGCGCGAGGAGGACGGCTCCTACTGGACCGGCCTCGTCTACGCCGACGGGAAACGGTGGCCGGTGGAACGCACCACGTGGACCGGCGCGGCGATGATCCTCGCCGCCGACGCGCTGTCGTGCACGACACCGGCCAACGGCATCTTCCGCGGCGCGGATCTGCCGCGCGGCCTCGTGGGCGAGTACGACTGCGAGTGCGCGACCAGCGACCGCTAG
- a CDS encoding glycosyltransferase family 4 protein, whose protein sequence is MRIALLSYRSKTHCGGQGVYVRHLSRGLVELGHDVEVFSGQPYPGGLDPRVRLTKVPSLDLYREPDPFRIPWPSEIKTSIDLRELLTTWTAGFPEPKTFSLRAARALAERLDDFDVVHDNQCLGTGLLKIADLGMPVVATVHHPITRDRVLDVSAAPWWRKPLVRRWYGFAEMQKDVARRIPELLTVSSTSAADIAEDFGVSPDQLHVVPLGVDTELFKPSERRVRNRIIAIASADVPLKGVAHLLNAVARLRVERDLELQLVAKLEPNGPTEKLIAELGISDIVHSSSGVTDIELADLLASAEIACIPSLYEGFSLPAVEAMASGTPIVASRAGALPEVVGADGDCARLVTPADVDELTSVLAELLDSPLELRRLGANGRQRALDVFSWESVAAQTVAVYEQARERVAKC, encoded by the coding sequence ATGCGCATCGCATTGCTTTCATACCGGAGCAAGACCCATTGCGGAGGGCAGGGGGTCTATGTCCGCCACCTGTCCCGCGGCCTCGTCGAGCTGGGTCATGACGTCGAGGTCTTCTCGGGTCAGCCCTACCCCGGTGGCCTCGATCCCCGGGTACGCCTGACCAAGGTGCCGAGCCTGGATCTCTACCGCGAGCCGGACCCGTTCCGCATTCCGTGGCCCAGCGAGATCAAGACGAGCATCGATCTGCGCGAGCTGCTGACGACCTGGACTGCGGGTTTCCCCGAGCCTAAGACGTTCAGCCTGCGCGCCGCCCGCGCACTGGCCGAGCGGCTCGACGACTTCGACGTGGTCCACGACAATCAGTGCCTCGGCACCGGCCTGCTGAAGATCGCCGACCTCGGCATGCCGGTGGTCGCCACCGTGCACCACCCGATCACCCGCGACCGGGTGCTGGACGTGTCGGCGGCACCGTGGTGGCGCAAGCCCCTGGTGCGCCGCTGGTACGGCTTCGCCGAGATGCAGAAGGATGTTGCGAGGCGCATCCCCGAGCTGCTGACCGTCTCGTCGACGTCGGCCGCCGATATCGCCGAGGACTTCGGGGTGTCGCCGGATCAGCTGCATGTCGTACCGCTCGGCGTGGACACCGAACTGTTCAAGCCGTCCGAGCGGCGGGTGCGCAACCGCATCATCGCGATCGCCAGCGCCGACGTCCCGCTCAAGGGCGTCGCACACTTACTGAACGCCGTCGCGAGGCTGCGCGTGGAACGTGATCTCGAACTGCAGCTCGTCGCCAAGCTCGAACCCAACGGACCGACTGAGAAGCTGATCGCCGAACTCGGCATCTCCGACATCGTGCACAGCTCTAGCGGGGTAACCGACATTGAGCTCGCCGACCTGCTGGCGTCCGCTGAAATCGCCTGCATCCCTTCGCTTTACGAGGGCTTCTCGCTACCGGCGGTGGAGGCGATGGCCAGCGGCACACCGATCGTCGCCAGCCGCGCGGGGGCGCTGCCCGAGGTCGTCGGCGCCGACGGTGATTGCGCCCGGTTGGTCACTCCGGCCGATGTCGACGAGTTGACCAGCGTGCTCGCCGAACTCCTCGACTCGCCGCTGGAACTGCGCCGCCTCGGGGCCAATGGCCGCCAGCGCGCGCTGGATGTCTTCAGTTGGGAATCCGTTGCCGCGCAGACGGTTGCGGTATACGAACAAGCACGTGAGCGAGTCGCCAAATGCTGA
- a CDS encoding HNH endonuclease signature motif containing protein: MGAAQAAVERLRAARDEVTELSLDALTVPELLHLLGELEVDRRRQPTVEHRLIQALRSRCEPAAIGAKNWTGALATALRITEKEARRRIKNAELLGPRQAMTGEPLPPRLPNVTMAQQRGAIGPEHVKIVKEFFEKLPSYVPADLRDEVESHLAGIAGGLGPTEFRQAADRLAHLANQDGDPPNEAERARRRGFTIHKQDIDGMSKISGSLDPEARATIDAVFAKLAAPGMCNADDEQPCVDGEPREERVHGDVRSQAQRNHDALKAMGRAVLASGELGKHNGLPTSIIVSTTLQDLESAAGQGVTGGGSMMPMRDVIRLASHAHHYLVIYDKHTREPLYLGHTKRFASPGQRIVLHALDRGCTRPGCTTPGYWCQAHHVEGWAAENGRTDITKMTMACGPDNRLIEKGGWVTRKRKDGRTQWIPPPHLDTGQARVNNYHHPEKYLLPEEDEGP; encoded by the coding sequence GTGGGCGCGGCGCAGGCCGCTGTCGAGCGCCTTCGAGCGGCGCGCGACGAGGTGACGGAGTTGTCGCTCGACGCGTTGACCGTGCCCGAGCTGCTCCACCTGCTTGGCGAGCTCGAGGTGGATCGGCGTCGTCAGCCGACAGTCGAGCATCGCCTGATACAGGCGCTGCGCAGCCGGTGCGAGCCGGCCGCCATCGGCGCCAAAAACTGGACCGGCGCACTGGCCACCGCGTTGCGTATCACCGAGAAGGAGGCGCGACGGCGGATCAAGAATGCCGAACTGCTCGGACCCCGGCAGGCCATGACCGGAGAACCGCTGCCGCCAAGGCTGCCCAATGTCACCATGGCCCAGCAGCGCGGTGCCATCGGCCCCGAACACGTCAAGATCGTCAAAGAGTTCTTCGAGAAGCTGCCCTCCTATGTTCCGGCCGATCTGCGAGACGAGGTGGAGTCCCATCTGGCCGGTATCGCAGGCGGACTCGGCCCGACGGAGTTTCGCCAGGCCGCCGATCGGCTGGCGCACCTGGCGAATCAGGACGGCGACCCGCCCAACGAAGCCGAGCGCGCCCGCCGACGCGGTTTCACGATCCACAAACAGGACATCGACGGCATGAGCAAGATCAGCGGGTCACTCGATCCGGAGGCGCGGGCCACCATCGATGCGGTGTTCGCCAAACTGGCGGCGCCCGGCATGTGCAATGCGGACGATGAACAGCCTTGCGTCGACGGCGAACCACGTGAGGAGCGGGTTCACGGCGATGTGCGGTCGCAAGCCCAACGCAATCACGACGCGTTGAAGGCGATGGGCCGTGCGGTTCTGGCATCCGGCGAGCTCGGCAAGCACAACGGTTTGCCGACGAGCATCATCGTTTCCACCACGCTGCAAGATCTCGAATCCGCTGCGGGACAGGGTGTCACCGGTGGCGGATCGATGATGCCGATGCGCGATGTCATCCGGCTCGCCAGCCACGCTCATCACTATCTGGTGATCTACGACAAGCACACCCGCGAGCCGTTGTACCTCGGACACACCAAGCGCTTTGCTTCACCGGGCCAGCGGATCGTGCTGCACGCACTCGATCGCGGTTGCACGCGGCCTGGCTGCACCACACCGGGCTACTGGTGCCAGGCGCACCACGTCGAAGGTTGGGCAGCCGAGAACGGACGCACCGACATCACCAAGATGACGATGGCGTGCGGGCCCGACAATCGCCTCATCGAGAAAGGCGGCTGGGTGACGCGGAAGCGCAAAGACGGTCGCACCCAATGGATTCCGCCGCCGCACCTCGATACCGGTCAAGCCAGAGTGAACAACTACCACCACCCGGAGAAGTACCTGCTGCCCGAGGAGGACGAGGGCCCCTAG